In Bacillota bacterium, the DNA window TAGTGTAGGATGTCCTTCTGCCGGAAAAGCCAAAGGCCGGCTCCAACCCCCAGGACAAAAAGGATACAAACAAAGAGGCTCGGCCACAGGGGTAACCGTTTTGCGGCAAGGAGCCCGTGCACGTCGTAAAGCTGAAAGAGACTGAAATACCCCAGCCAGTTTACCTTGTCAGAAACCTTCGAAAAAGCATCGAGGACGAAGGAACCCAAGACAATACCGATCCCCAAGGCGGTGGCACTCCGACTGGCATTGAAGAGGGGGGTCAACAGGTAACCGATCCCGCTGAACCCAATGGCGATCAGATACCCCGCCGCGAAGAGCAGGAAAAGACCAGTAGGATTGGTCACCTCTGCGGCCAGGTGCCCCGCCAACCAAGCAACTAGGGCAGACAAAAGAAAAAGCACCGTCAATTGGGTAAGGCCGCTTAGGACTTTGGAAAGAAAGATGCGCGGTCGACTTACGGGTTGACTGAACAGAAACTCCCCGGTCCTTTGATCCAACTCCTTGCTGATACTCCCCAGGGCCTGCAAAATCCCGAAGATGCTAAGTAGAAGCACATAAAACACGTAGGGTTCACTGCCCATCCAGCCCTCAAAGGAGGTGAAGGCCGCGATGTCAAAGTTAAAGGCATCAAGGAGGGCCTGGGGGTAGCTTTC includes these proteins:
- a CDS encoding ABC transporter permease subunit produces the protein MWSRNIYLGEMRLTRRSFIGFGLALVAVLVTFAAFTDLIISNEDLAGLLESYPQALLDAFNFDIAAFTSFEGWMGSEPYVFYVLLLSIFGILQALGSISKELDQRTGEFLFSQPVSRPRIFLSKVLSGLTQLTVLFLLSALVAWLAGHLAAEVTNPTGLFLLFAAGYLIAIGFSGIGYLLTPLFNASRSATALGIGIVLGSFVLDAFSKVSDKVNWLGYFSLFQLYDVHGLLAAKRLPLWPSLFVCILFVLGVGAGLWLFRQKDILH